The Alnus glutinosa chromosome 1, dhAlnGlut1.1, whole genome shotgun sequence region atacaaaatcCATTATAGTCTGTTCATCAATAGAACTTGAAAAGAAGCTAGAGTAGAAAGATGCAAATAGCATTCAAAGGGAAGCAATTAAATTATGAATcatcttctattttcttctctcaaaacctgttttttttttttttttttttttttttgtgtgtgtgtcagGGGGAGAGGGTCAACAATTTACATTTATGTCCAAAAAGTGCACATTGACAAGGACATTTGTAATCTACAATCACAAGGCTCATACAAAGAGACGAAGCGTGCATGGAGGGTTGATCATCTGTAGGGTTCAACCGGTGAAGATTCTTCAAGAACAGCTGCAGCCTCAAAGCATTCAGCAGCCTCTAGTTCTGTTGCTCCAACATCAGCTTTGTAGAGCAGCCCAAGATTGTACCAGGCAGAAGGGTTTGTTTTGTCGAGTCGAAGTGCATCAGTGAGAAGGCTTCTGACAACTGGCAAAGATTGGCCGCCTAGATCTCGGAGCACACAGGCAGTGGATATCAAGCTTGGGACATGGTTGGGTTCAACATCTAACGCTTTTCTGAATGCTTTCAGGGCTTCTTGGTGGAGATCCTTGGCTTCATAGAGTAAACCTAACAAGTCACCAAGTTTTGAGTTCATTAGATCTGGGCAAAAAAATTGATCTTCACACCCTACTTAAGAAATAACCAATATATGACCAGATATTTTCATGACCTTGAAACAtggacaaaaattttaaaatactgtGAGGTATGTGTCAAAATGACTCAAGGAAGAGAGACTAAAACAAACTTTGATGCTATGTTTTTATGAGATATAGATTAAAATGCATTCCTACTTTTTCAAGCAACTTCAGTTTTTGGTTCCATTATGAATACAAGGAATGGCCACATATTTTGTGGAGGTTAGAAAGGCCCACAGCACACTTTAGAGGCTGACAGAAAAGTTTCGTTTCTACTTTGACCAGGACAGGCAGCTCTTTAGGATGTGAGGCTTCTCTGAGTCCAATTCTAAAATCTTAGCTCTTGTTTTGTTGTTTCCTCCTTCCACTTCGTTTTAAAGTGGTTTTTATTCTGGGGTATTGCCCCTGAGCTATTGtatttgttctttgttctttttcaatGGATTATCACTTATCCAGAAAAAATACCTTCCAGAAGTTACATAGTGAAGTATCCCAGTTTGACTCTAGACACTCTTCCATTGTAGTTGACATATCTGGAAGAGGGTGTGAGGACTAATCTAGTGGCTATAAAAAGTGTTTCCTCAAGTAGGTGACAAGACATGATTAATTTTAAACAAGCAAGATAAACAAAGCCATAAACTAAGAAATAAGGTTCTAATTCTGCAAGGACATAAAAGCAATGTATAAAGCAGAGTATACCTGTAGCATGCCATCTAGAAGCAGAGTAAGGATTGATAGCCTGGGATTTTGAAAGACAAACCTCAGCATCCCGCCATTGTGACAAGCTTGTATATACATTAGCTAAATCATGCCATGTTTCCATTTCCAAGCTTCTGTCATGGTTTCTCCTACTCTGTAAGAGAAAAATGTAACTAAAGTAGGCCATTTGTTACCTCAAAAGAGTCTTTTGGAAATATTAATTGGGTGCATGGCTCAAAGTTAACCCAGTCAACTATTCTTTTTAGAAAGAAAGCTTTTAAACTTCACCATAACATATTCCAAATGTATTCTGAATAGCAaaacaaaattccaaactgaAAAAGAAGGGACAATTTTGTAGATGGTGATGATGATTATGatgataacaataataatatctaTAACAATAATATGCTTTAAATTGATATGTTATAAATGctttaaaatttatgtttcAGCTAGACACATTTtcaaaactatcaaaacataTTTGTCCATTTTGACTCCTAATTACAATGCTACAAGAACAAATCTAAAATGCTTGCCCATCAGGCACCATACCTTTAGAAGTTTCTTCCGGCCACCGAAACTTTTAGTACGAACTTGAAGAACTGCAAGAAGATGAGTATATGTCTCTATAGCATTCTTTAACCGACCTTGTGCAATCTGGAGTTTAGCTTTAGTTCGTAACAGTTCTCCTTGGTCCCACTTCCCAGTCTGATCCAAAGCAGCATTAATTACAGTCTCTGCATCGAGAAAACGTTTTTGAGCTGACAATATTCGTGCCAAAAGGATATACCCTTTAACACTAGACCCAGCCTCAAGTTTCAACAGCTGCTTTGCATAATGAAGTGCAATATCCAACTTTCTTTGCTCAGCATATTCTAGGCAAAGATGAAAAACAATGTGTGGATCTCTTTCTCTCATTGTTCTCTCAGCAGTTTCTAGTGCCTCAATTGCATCAGACTGCTTCAAAATCCTCTCAGAATCGGAAGCGACCAATCTGGATTCAGCTGACTGTAAAACACCCAGTAAGCAGTTTGCAACACTTGCCACTTGGCTGCATTTTCCATGCAATTCAGAAAGCGCTTTGCAAGCATAGTCAATCCCTTCCTCAATGCAAATCAAATTCTCTCCACAAAGTTTTGAAGCCAGTAATAGTTCCAATATGGAGGAGTCATGGTTCTCCCTATTATGCAAAAAATTCCTCAGAAGATTCAAAGCAACCTGATCCTCACCTTCCGCATAGTAACAGAGAGCAAGAGTgcaaaatctttcttttttatccatGATTCTTGGAACCAATTCTTCAACCTGATGGGCTAGGGCCCTTAATCCGCCTGAAACAGAGAGGGCGAAAGAAAGGTGATCAATGATTGATGGGTCCCATCCAAccattttaagaacaaattttCTAAGTAGAATCAGTAACAGAAGAACAGCCTCTTCTATATTGTTTCTTGGCACAAAGGAGCCTTCCATCTGTGAACGAAGATTAGGAGGGTTTGCATCACAACCGCTATACAGAAGAAAAATGGCAAAATCCTTTTCTATTCTTGCAGTAGTTTCCATGTCAAGATTCCAGTGATAAAGGAGGGCCCGCCGGTATGATAAGATAGCTTCTTGGGGAGCCCCAGCAAGCTTCCATAACTCCGGAAGCAATTCAACAGCCTTGATTAGAGTCTCTTGTAATTTACAATCTGACGCAAAGTTTTCAGACAAGCCTTCTGGTAATGCAGATTCAACAGTGTCCAAAATAACTTTGCAAGATTGAGCCGCTTCTGCAAAAAATGTGTCAGGAAGGAAGATTAGTCATGCAGCAATGTTATAAGTATACTATCTCAGAGAACGTGAAAGATAACTGAAACAATACAAACagataaaaagataaacaaGAAGCAATGAGTTGGAGGGAATACCTCCAAACCTCCCAAGACCCTGCAATGATTTTGCTTTGAGGAAAATAGCTTCAAGGAGTAAACTAACAGCATGCATAGACATGGGCGGGGAGGCATCACTTTGTGAATGGCGTCTATTGTGTTCACATCGTCTAGAAATGGAAACTTTCATCTTCGGGGTCACAGCGACAAT contains the following coding sequences:
- the LOC133873568 gene encoding protein NPGR2-like; the protein is MRTKNWLIKRVYSIRGKLWKMMKCICSGEQLRVDEIVHSSDSLATRDYSASGYSSRAGEKETRVDNSNIEEAESSLRESGYLNYEEARALLGRLEYQKGNTEAALHVFEGIDIVAVTPKMKVSISRRCEHNRRHSQSDASPPMSMHAVSLLLEAIFLKAKSLQGLGRFGEAAQSCKVILDTVESALPEGLSENFASDCKLQETLIKAVELLPELWKLAGAPQEAILSYRRALLYHWNLDMETTARIEKDFAIFLLYSGCDANPPNLRSQMEGSFVPRNNIEEAVLLLLILLRKFVLKMVGWDPSIIDHLSFALSVSGGLRALAHQVEELVPRIMDKKERFCTLALCYYAEGEDQVALNLLRNFLHNRENHDSSILELLLASKLCGENLICIEEGIDYACKALSELHGKCSQVASVANCLLGVLQSAESRLVASDSERILKQSDAIEALETAERTMRERDPHIVFHLCLEYAEQRKLDIALHYAKQLLKLEAGSSVKGYILLARILSAQKRFLDAETVINAALDQTGKWDQGELLRTKAKLQIAQGRLKNAIETYTHLLAVLQVRTKSFGGRKKLLKSRRNHDRSLEMETWHDLANVYTSLSQWRDAEVCLSKSQAINPYSASRWHATGLLYEAKDLHQEALKAFRKALDVEPNHVPSLISTACVLRDLGGQSLPVVRSLLTDALRLDKTNPSAWYNLGLLYKADVGATELEAAECFEAAAVLEESSPVEPYR